AGCGTGTAGTGCCAGGCTACCTGCGCCGCCGCCGCCCCCAGGCCCAGCCACACCGGCCAGCCCAGGCCCAGTGGCAGCAGCACGGTGGCCGTCAGCGCCAGGCACAGGGCAAAGCACAGCATCACCCCGGCCACGTCAAAGCGCCCCAGCGTGATGGCCGAGGTCTTCATGCCGATCTTCAGGTCGTCGTCGCGGTCCACCATGGCGTACTCGGTGTCATAGGCCAGCACCAGAAACAGGTTGGCCAGCCACAGCACCCAGGCCTGGCCCGGCACCTGTCCCTGCACGGCGGCGTAGGCGATGACGATGCCGAAGTTGAAGGCGATGCCCAAAAAGGCCTGCGGCATGGCGAAAAAGCGCTTGGTGAAGGGGTACAGCACGGTGAACAGCACGGCCGGCACCGACCAGGCCACGGCCTCCCAGCGGGTCGTCAGCACCAGCGCCAGCGCGATGAGCGCCAGCGCTGCCGCCAGCACCAGCGCCTCGCGCACGCTGACCTGGCCGGTGGTGACGGGCCGCGCCTGCGTGCGCTTCACATGCCGGTCGAAGTCGCGGTCGGCCACGTCGTTGACGCAGCAGCCGGCGCTTCGCATCAGCACCGTGCCCGCCACGAAGACGGCCAGCAGGTGCCCGCCAGGAAAGCCTCCCGCCGCCACCCACAGGGCCACCAGCGTGGGCCAGACCAGCACCAGCCAGCCGGCCGGGCGGTTGAAGCGGATCAGGTCCAGGTACAGGGACAGGCGGCTGCGCGGGGGCGCGGCGGATGAAGCAGGGGCAGGCATGTCAGCAAACGAGGGGCAATGAAGCGCCCGGCCGCGCGGGCCGGGCTGGCAAAAAAAAGGGCGGCCCGGCTCACGGCCCGCGTCGGCGCTGTGCCCACTGCACCGCGACGATCACGCAGGCCAGCCAGGCCAGCGCCAGCAGCCAGCCGGCCAGCACGTCGCTGGCAAAGTGCACGCGCAGCAGCACGCGGCTGGCGCCCACGGCCAGCGCCACGCAGATGGCGGCCAGGGCCACCGGCAGCCGCCAGGCGCGGCGCAGTTGCGGCAGCACCAGCCAGGCCAGCAGCGCATAGAGCGCCAGCGTGCCGGCGCTGTGGCCGCTGGGAAAGCTGTGGCCGCTCTCGGCCACCCAGCCGTGCTCGGGGCGGGGGCGGGCCACGGCGTGCTTGAGGGCGCGCGTCCACAGTCCGGTGCCCGCCGTGCCCACCAGCCACATGCCGGCGTGCAGCCAGTCGCGCCGCCACAGCAGCGCCAGCAGCACTGCCGCGCCCAGGGCGAGCAGCACGCCGACGTGGCCCAGCTGGGTGAACGCCACCAGCGGGCCGCGCCAGGCGGAGGTGAGGTGCTGGCGCATCCAGGTGTCGGCCCAGCCGTCCAGCGCCAGCCAGGGCACGGGGCCGCCGTGGCCGGCCATGGCGGCCGCCATGCTGGCCAGGGCCAGGGCCGCCGCGGCGCCGACCAGGGCCGGTGCGCGCCTGGCGCGCAATGGTGGGCGCGCACCGGTCTGAGGCGGGCGCACAAGCACAAGGCCGCACAAGGCGGCCAAGGTCAAGGCCAGGCCGCCCAGGGCGGCGTAGCGGTCGATCCAGCTCCAGGCCATCGGGCGGCAGGCCGGCGGCAGGCGCGGCTCAGTCTTCCAGCAGCGAGCGCAGCATCCATGCCGTCTGCTCGTGCACGGCCAGGCGCTGCGTCAGCAGGTCGGCCGTGGGCTCGTCGCTGGCCTGCTCGGCGGCGGGGAACATCTCGCGCGCGGTGCGGGCCACGGCCTCGTGGCCTTCGACCAGGATGCGCACCATGTCCAGCGCGCTGGGCGGCACTTCGGGCGCATCCGGCAGGCTGGCCAGCTTGCCAAACGCCGCGTACGAGCCCGGCGCGTGGTGGCCCAGGGCGCGGATGCGCTCGGCGATCGGGTCCACGGCATTCCACAGCTCGGTGTACTGCCCCATGAACATGGCGTGCAGCGTGTTGAACATCGGGCCCGTCACGTTCCAGTGGAAGTTGTGCGTGGTCAGGTACAGCGTGTAGGTGTCGGCCAGCAGGCGCGACAGGCCCTGGGCGATGGCGGCGCGATCCTTGTCGCTGATGCCGATGTCGATGCGCGGTGCGCCGCTCTTGTTGCCGAGCGTCTTGGGGGGGGTCTTGGCCATCGGGTTCCTCCGGAAGTGGTGGTGCGAACGAGAGAGAAAAACAAAACGAAGGGCGCGGCGCGCCAGCCCCTCAGGATAGCCGCGTCACGCCCGGCAGCTCGCAGGCGTAGACCGCGTTGCGCAGCGCGGCGATGGCCTCGTAGCGCGTGAAGCTGCGCCGCCAGACCAGCACCACGCGGCGCATGGGCGGGGCGCTGCCGTCGCCCTCGACGATAGGCAGGTAGCGCACGTGCGCCTCGTCGCTCTTTCGGCGCCGCGCGCCGCGGTGCAGCGCGTCGCGCGGCACGGACAGGCGCGGCACCAGCGTCACGCCCATGCCGGCGGCCACCATGTGCTTGATGGTCTCCAGCGACGAGCCCTCGAAGGTGCGGCGTATGCCCTCGGCGTTGGTGGCGTAACGGGCGAACTCGGGGCAGACCTCCAGCACGTGGTCGCGAAAGCAGTGGCCCGCGCCCAGCAGCAGCATGGTTTCGTTCTTGAGCTGCGTGGCGCTCACGGTCGCCTGCGCCGCCAGCGGATGGCTGGAGGGCACGGCGGCCATGAAGGGCTCGTCGTACAGCGGGGCAATGGCCAGGCCGGTGTCGGGAAAGGGCTCGGCCAGGATGGCGCAGTCGATCTCGCCGGTGCGCAGCATCTCCAGCAGGCGCACGGTGAAGTTCTCCTGCAGCATCAGCGGCATTTGCGGCGTGCGCGCGATGGCGTGGCGCACCAGCTCGGGCAGCAGGTAGGGGCCGATGGTGTAGATCACCCCCAGGGTGAGCGCGCCGGCCAGCGGGTCCTTGCCGCGCTTGGCGATCTCGCGGATGGCGGCCGCCTGCTCCAGCACGCTTTGCGCCTGGCGCACGATGTCCTCGCCCAAAGGGGTGACGGAGACCTCGCCGGCGCTGCGCTCGAACAGCTTGACCTCCAGCTCGTCCTCGAGCTTCTTGACGGCCACCGACAGCGTGGGCTGCGAGACGAAACAGGCCTCGGCAGCGCGCCCGAAGTGCTTTTCACGGGCGACGGCGACGATGTATTTCAGCTCGGTCAGGGTCATGTCAGGTCAGGCCTTCAGATAGTCCGATTTTCCGCCAAGCCAGCGCTCCAGGTGTTGCGCCGCCAGCTCGGGGTGGCGCTCCAGCATGATGGGCGCGGCCTCGCGCGCCCAGTCCAGCAGGCCGGTGTCGCCGGCCAGGTCGGCAAAGCGCAGCAGCGCGTCGCCCGACTGGCGCGCGCCCAGGAATTCGCCCGGGCCGCGGATGTCCAGGTCGCGCCGCGCGATCTCGAAGCCATCGTTGGTCTCGGCCATGGCTTTGAGGCGCTCGCGCGCGGTCTCGCCCAGGCGGCCGGAGTCGCCCGTGGAGTACAGCAGCACGCAGGCCGACGCCGCCGCGCCCCGGCCCACGCGCCCGCGCAGCTGGTGCAGCTGCGACAGGCCGAAGCGCTCGGCGTGCT
The DNA window shown above is from Pulveribacter suum and carries:
- a CDS encoding phosphatase PAP2 family protein translates to MAWSWIDRYAALGGLALTLAALCGLVLVRPPQTGARPPLRARRAPALVGAAAALALASMAAAMAGHGGPVPWLALDGWADTWMRQHLTSAWRGPLVAFTQLGHVGVLLALGAAVLLALLWRRDWLHAGMWLVGTAGTGLWTRALKHAVARPRPEHGWVAESGHSFPSGHSAGTLALYALLAWLVLPQLRRAWRLPVALAAICVALAVGASRVLLRVHFASDVLAGWLLALAWLACVIVAVQWAQRRRGP
- a CDS encoding Dps family protein is translated as MAKTPPKTLGNKSGAPRIDIGISDKDRAAIAQGLSRLLADTYTLYLTTHNFHWNVTGPMFNTLHAMFMGQYTELWNAVDPIAERIRALGHHAPGSYAAFGKLASLPDAPEVPPSALDMVRILVEGHEAVARTAREMFPAAEQASDEPTADLLTQRLAVHEQTAWMLRSLLED
- a CDS encoding LysR substrate-binding domain-containing protein; protein product: MTLTELKYIVAVAREKHFGRAAEACFVSQPTLSVAVKKLEDELEVKLFERSAGEVSVTPLGEDIVRQAQSVLEQAAAIREIAKRGKDPLAGALTLGVIYTIGPYLLPELVRHAIARTPQMPLMLQENFTVRLLEMLRTGEIDCAILAEPFPDTGLAIAPLYDEPFMAAVPSSHPLAAQATVSATQLKNETMLLLGAGHCFRDHVLEVCPEFARYATNAEGIRRTFEGSSLETIKHMVAAGMGVTLVPRLSVPRDALHRGARRRKSDEAHVRYLPIVEGDGSAPPMRRVVLVWRRSFTRYEAIAALRNAVYACELPGVTRLS
- the ubiA gene encoding 4-hydroxybenzoate octaprenyltransferase codes for the protein MPAPASSAAPPRSRLSLYLDLIRFNRPAGWLVLVWPTLVALWVAAGGFPGGHLLAVFVAGTVLMRSAGCCVNDVADRDFDRHVKRTQARPVTTGQVSVREALVLAAALALIALALVLTTRWEAVAWSVPAVLFTVLYPFTKRFFAMPQAFLGIAFNFGIVIAYAAVQGQVPGQAWVLWLANLFLVLAYDTEYAMVDRDDDLKIGMKTSAITLGRFDVAGVMLCFALCLALTATVLLPLGLGWPVWLGLGAAAAQVAWHYTLIRQRTRAGCFVAFSKSHWIGVAIFAGVALGYALRN